The Candidatus Dependentiae bacterium genome includes a region encoding these proteins:
- a CDS encoding RsmE family RNA methyltransferase: MLNKDHGQKHIFSFFCPSIIQSSWSSGSIIWLQDEDLVHRLIKVVKVEKDDEFVLFDKERNVFIKVLSVLKKEIQAQVLSLQDNVLLQPKITFLLPLLKKEALEQAVYSLTEIGVSEIRLVVTAKSRQSLMSPKEYQRLCGIVVAAAEQSKNYNFSELFEPETLSNTVIDKLLPSCKIVFDAAGESFFEIKKDITRNQSVTLFVGPEGGLLEKELSFLSSEKFQKCALTQTTLRAVQAVAVSAALFRLS; encoded by the coding sequence ATGTTAAATAAAGATCATGGCCAAAAACATATATTTTCATTTTTTTGTCCAAGCATAATTCAATCTTCTTGGTCTTCTGGTTCAATAATCTGGCTACAAGATGAAGACTTGGTGCATCGGCTTATCAAGGTTGTAAAGGTTGAAAAAGATGATGAATTTGTGTTGTTTGATAAAGAACGCAATGTTTTTATCAAAGTTCTTTCAGTGTTGAAAAAAGAAATTCAAGCTCAAGTGCTTTCTTTGCAAGACAATGTTTTGTTGCAGCCAAAAATTACTTTTTTATTGCCACTTTTAAAAAAAGAGGCTCTTGAGCAGGCGGTGTATTCCTTGACCGAAATAGGTGTAAGTGAAATTCGCTTAGTGGTAACTGCAAAATCAAGACAATCGTTGATGTCACCAAAAGAATATCAACGCCTTTGCGGAATTGTCGTTGCTGCAGCAGAGCAATCAAAAAATTATAATTTCTCTGAGCTGTTCGAGCCTGAGACCCTATCAAACACTGTTATTGATAAATTATTGCCATCTTGCAAAATTGTTTTTGATGCTGCAGGAGAGTCGTTTTTTGAAATAAAAAAAGATATAACAAGAAATCAAAGCGTTACTCTTTTTGTTGGTCCAGAGGGCGGCCTTCTTGAAAAAGAGCTTTCCTTTTTAAGTTCTGAAAAGTTTCAAAAATGTGCTTTAACACAAACAACGCTTCGAGCTGTTCAGGCTGTTGCTGTAAGCGCTGCCTTATTTCGATTGTCATAG